In a genomic window of Flavobacterium sp. KACC 22761:
- a CDS encoding efflux RND transporter periplasmic adaptor subunit — protein sequence MKSNIIKSTAILFTALVALSSCEKKKEETATPEIEPKVETFLLSKEKLTTELRLPAELTGFQQVDLYAKVSSFVKTLKVDIGSKVKKGQLLIVLEAPEISSQVAAAESRLKSMEAIYATSKSTYNRLYETSKVEGTISKNDLEMANGKKNSDYAQYQAAVAAHKEISIMRGYLEIRAPFDGVVAARNVNLGTFVGPQGKGSDLPLLTIQEQSKLRLAVSVPELYTGYLHQGDNMSFNVKSLPDTFTAKITRMSGALDLKLRSERVEMDVQNTKGDLLPGMVAEVLLPLNAKDSTFVVPKSAVVSSAEGIYVVKVVNHKATRVDIKKGREIDDKIEIFGDLAPNDILVKIASEETKEGDIINE from the coding sequence ATGAAAAGTAACATTATAAAATCTACAGCGATACTATTTACAGCTTTAGTAGCACTAAGCAGCTGTGAAAAGAAAAAAGAAGAAACTGCGACGCCAGAAATTGAGCCTAAAGTTGAAACTTTCCTTTTATCGAAAGAAAAATTGACTACAGAATTGCGTTTGCCTGCCGAATTAACAGGTTTCCAACAAGTTGATTTGTATGCAAAAGTGAGCAGTTTCGTAAAAACATTAAAAGTCGATATTGGTTCCAAAGTAAAAAAAGGACAGCTTTTGATTGTTTTAGAAGCGCCTGAAATCAGCTCACAAGTTGCCGCAGCCGAATCAAGACTAAAATCGATGGAAGCCATTTACGCAACAAGCAAAAGCACCTACAACCGTTTGTACGAAACAAGCAAAGTGGAAGGAACGATTTCTAAAAATGATTTAGAAATGGCGAACGGAAAGAAAAACTCTGATTACGCACAATACCAAGCCGCCGTTGCTGCACACAAAGAAATCTCGATTATGAGAGGCTATCTTGAAATTCGTGCTCCATTTGACGGCGTTGTCGCGGCAAGAAATGTGAATTTAGGAACATTCGTCGGCCCGCAAGGAAAAGGTTCAGATTTGCCTTTATTGACCATTCAAGAGCAATCAAAATTGCGTTTGGCAGTTTCTGTACCAGAATTGTACACCGGCTATTTGCACCAAGGCGATAATATGAGTTTTAATGTAAAATCATTGCCAGATACTTTTACAGCAAAAATCACCAGAATGTCTGGAGCATTAGATTTAAAATTACGTTCTGAAAGAGTTGAAATGGATGTGCAAAACACCAAAGGAGATTTATTACCTGGAATGGTGGCCGAAGTTTTATTGCCGCTTAACGCGAAAGACAGCACATTTGTAGTTCCGAAATCAGCGGTAGTAAGTTCAGCAGAAGGAATATATGTGGTAAAAGTGGTAAACCACAAAGCCACAAGAGTTGACATCAAAAAAGGAAGAGAAATCGACGATAAAATTGAAATTTTCGGCGATTTGGCTCCAAACGATATACTGGTAAAAATTGCCAGCGAAGAAACTAAGGAAGGCGATATCATAAACGAATGA
- a CDS encoding AraC family transcriptional regulator codes for MIEIKTFDQAAELQDPRRILKYVLLFCTSGEMTLSVDENEYTLTKNSVITITSGQIHFIKNSNKATGFVLEFTYDFFCKNDNDIELIFHNSLFCHFAMNEIIKVDDDKLVVDSLQLIQQEIIEKPYQYLISIHSRIQLILIEINRSKIKLGEEIYKPDALFLHFLEAIRGNFDKNLSVAEIANLIGTTEAKLNELSKLHCNKTAQNIIFGLIISEAKRLFTYEKLSVKETAYALGFNDPFYFSNFFKKHTNISPKSYKEKVFPL; via the coding sequence ATGATTGAGATTAAAACATTTGATCAAGCAGCAGAATTACAAGATCCGAGACGTATATTAAAATATGTACTTCTGTTTTGTACATCGGGTGAAATGACGCTATCTGTAGATGAAAATGAATATACACTTACCAAAAATTCAGTCATTACTATAACTTCTGGTCAAATTCATTTTATTAAAAACAGCAACAAAGCAACCGGATTTGTTCTCGAATTTACTTATGATTTTTTCTGCAAAAATGATAATGATATCGAACTCATTTTTCACAATAGCTTGTTCTGTCATTTTGCAATGAATGAAATTATCAAAGTTGATGATGACAAACTAGTTGTTGATTCACTACAACTTATTCAGCAGGAAATTATCGAAAAACCGTATCAATACCTCATCTCTATTCATTCCAGAATCCAATTGATTTTAATCGAAATCAATCGCTCTAAAATAAAACTCGGAGAAGAAATCTACAAACCTGATGCTTTGTTTCTGCATTTTCTAGAAGCGATTCGAGGCAATTTTGACAAAAATCTCTCTGTTGCTGAAATCGCCAATTTAATTGGAACTACCGAAGCCAAACTCAACGAACTCTCAAAACTGCATTGCAATAAAACCGCTCAAAACATCATCTTCGGATTAATTATTTCTGAGGCAAAACGTTTGTTTACTTATGAGAAATTATCGGTTAAAGAAACTGCTTATGCTCTCGGTTTTAATGATCCTTTTTACTTTTCGAACTTCTTTAAAAAGCATACTAACATTTCTCCTAAATCTTATAAGGAGAAAGTTTTTCCATTATAA
- a CDS encoding cupin domain-containing protein, translating to MEKQIAKTSELNWKPLIEEGVNTDGIFYKVLHFDETANRPKTFLLKFEAGASYPNHLHPGGEEIFVLEGEVRSSKDELKAGDYLYMPPESTHSVFSKNGCTLLFIVPEEVVILK from the coding sequence ATGGAAAAACAAATTGCAAAAACAAGCGAATTAAACTGGAAACCTCTTATTGAAGAAGGCGTAAATACAGACGGCATTTTTTATAAAGTGCTACATTTTGACGAAACCGCCAACAGACCCAAAACTTTTTTATTAAAATTTGAAGCTGGAGCTTCGTACCCAAATCACCTTCACCCAGGCGGAGAAGAAATCTTTGTTCTCGAAGGCGAAGTGCGCTCCTCAAAAGACGAACTAAAAGCGGGCGATTATTTGTATATGCCTCCTGAAAGTACACATTCTGTTTTTTCTAAAAATGGTTGCACACTTTTGTTTATAGTGCCGGAGGAAGTAGTGATTTTGAAGTAA
- a CDS encoding DoxX protein, whose product MKRYQDYAVFLLRIALATGFASTVFSRLGFWGSRSSGWENFLAYAEKVNSFAPKSCIPAITVAATIAESLLALLLFFGYKTKFASIGASILTFLFALAMTYSFGVKEPLDYSVFVFSMSAFLLATFEKYNWSLDEFLSKK is encoded by the coding sequence ATGAAAAGATATCAAGATTATGCGGTTTTTCTTTTGCGAATTGCCTTAGCCACTGGATTTGCATCGACCGTTTTTAGCCGGTTGGGATTTTGGGGAAGTCGATCTTCAGGTTGGGAGAATTTTCTGGCTTACGCCGAAAAAGTAAATTCTTTTGCTCCAAAAAGCTGTATTCCCGCAATCACAGTTGCAGCTACAATTGCAGAATCACTTTTAGCTCTGCTCCTTTTCTTTGGCTACAAAACCAAATTTGCATCTATCGGCGCATCCATTTTAACCTTTTTGTTTGCGCTGGCCATGACGTATTCTTTTGGTGTAAAAGAACCGCTGGATTATTCTGTATTTGTGTTTTCGATGAGCGCTTTTCTTTTAGCGACATTCGAAAAATACAACTGGAGTTTAGATGAATTTCTTTCAAAAAAATAA